The genomic region CACGTGCGTTCACCCACTGGATCGTGCAGGTCAGTGCCGAGGATCCCGGCGCCCGCAGCGCGCTGCGCAGCGGCCTGCGCAAGGATCTCGACTCAGTACGGCGCATGCACCGTCTGGTCGCCCCGTGGCTGCCCGAACAGCGCTCCGAAGATGTCGAGCGGGCCTACTACACGGTCGCCGCGATGATCGCCGCCCAGCCCCGCAGCGCCCTGACCGCATCGCAGGGCGCAGCCGACAGCCCGCACCTGCCTGACGGTCAGGACCCGGCCCCCGCTCCGCGGCGGCGTCGCACCAGTCTCGGCACAGCGTTCGCCACCGCAGTCACCGAAGGGCCGGGCCGGGAGAAGGAGATGCGGGCAGGGACGGCGGAGAGCCGCCTCAACCTCCTCACCCGCCAGAGCGTCAACGGCCTGCACCGGCACCTGCCGGCCTCCGTCGGATACCTGCGCTCGCTCGGCGTGATCATCGACTGGGCGCAGCTCCTGGACGACCTCGCCAACTGGCGCAAGCAGTCCGGGCGGATCTCCCGAACCTGGCTCCAGGACTTCTACCGGGAGCGGGACAGCGACCTGTCCCAGCAGGCAGACAAAGCGGACGAGAAAGAACTGGCAGCCGAGACAGCATCCGGCCCTACCGCCGCCTGACGCCACCCCCTTGATCAACCACCCACGCCTCACACCACACACGCGCTTCGTACGAAGGAGTCACACCACCATGATCATGGCCGCCCGCTTCATCGACATCCACCTCATCCAGAGCGTCCCGTTCGCCAACCTGAACCGGGACGACACCAATTCCGTCAAGACGGTGCAGTACGGCAGCGTGCTCCGCACCCGGGTCAGCAGCCAGTCCTGGAAGCGGGCCGTCCGGGGCGTGTTCGAGGACCGCATCGGCCAGGCGGCGCTGCGCACCCGCCGCATCGGTGAGCGCGTCACCCGCCTCCTTACCGAGGACCGTGGATGGCCGCTCGACCTCGCGGAGCGGGCTGGGGCGCACACGGCAGCGGCCAGCAGCATCAAGTTCGAACTCGCGAAGGACCCCAAGGACTCCAAGCAGTCCATCACCA from Streptomyces sp. QL37 harbors:
- the casB gene encoding type I-E CRISPR-associated protein Cse2/CasB, giving the protein MTTTPPPAAADTTTPQEAAATIPQQSGAPRAGRSRAFTHWIVQVSAEDPGARSALRSGLRKDLDSVRRMHRLVAPWLPEQRSEDVERAYYTVAAMIAAQPRSALTASQGAADSPHLPDGQDPAPAPRRRRTSLGTAFATAVTEGPGREKEMRAGTAESRLNLLTRQSVNGLHRHLPASVGYLRSLGVIIDWAQLLDDLANWRKQSGRISRTWLQDFYRERDSDLSQQADKADEKELAAETASGPTAA